Part of the Sporosarcina sp. FSL K6-2383 genome is shown below.
AATCAAGGCTTAACAAAGGATGACATTACGCATTTCGTCGCACACCCTGGCGGTAAAAAAGTACTCGAAGCGTATGAGCAAGCATTGGCATTTGATTCAACCAAGACTGTGGTATCCCGACAGGTATTACGCGAAAATGGCAATATGTCTTCTCCAACCATCCTATATGTGCTGGAGAAATTCATGGAACAAGATCCTATTGCTGGTGACTACGGACTAATGGCTGCACTCGGACCCGGATTTTGCGGTGAACTGTTGTTACTGAAATGGGAATGAGGTGGTTCGTGAATGATGTTTTCGACTATCATTTCGATCGTTATCCTGCAGCGACTGATTGAGCTCCTTATCGCAAGACGCAATGAAAAGTGGATGCTTGCACAGGGAGCATTTGAAGTTGGTACAGCTCATTATCCAATGATGGTTACGATGCATATAGCGTTTTTTGTCTCCTTTTTGTTAGAGGTTATGATTTTTGAGCGAGTTCTTTCTCCTATTTGGATTGTGTTACTCGGCATTTTTTTATTGGCGCAGACGGCACGAATCTGGTGTCTGCTGTCACTCGGCAAGTTTTGGAATACGAAAATTATTGTTTTGCCAGGTGCTGATGTCGTACGCCGAGGCCCCTATCGGTGGGTGCGACATCCGAATTATATGATTGTCACCATTGAGTTGCTCATACTCCCCCTATTGTTTGGCGCGTATTTTACAGCTGTTTTGTTTACGTTACTGAATGTCTGGATGCTATCTGTACGGATTCCAGCAGAGGAAAAGGCATTGAAGGAAGCGACGAATTATCGGGAGACGTTTTCATTGGAGTGAATGACGGGTTGCAGGACTGTCATGGTAATTTGAAGAACTGTCATGGCAATTTGGGTAACTCTAATGGCAATCGACAAAACTGTCAGGGCCATTTAGGAAACTGTAAGGACGCAGACAAACTGTCAGGGCAATTCGGTAACTCTAATAACAATCTACAGAACTGCTAGGGCAATTCGCATAACTCTAATGACAATCTGCAGAACTGTCATGGCAATTCCGATAACTCTAATGACAATCTGCAGAACTGTCAGGGCAATTCCGATAACTCTAATGGCAACCTGCAAAACTGTCAGGGCAATTCCGATAAACTGTAAGGACAAAAAAGCTTCCCCGTCATATCAAGACTGACGGGGAAGCCTCGCCTTCATTTCACCTACTAACTCAGCGCTCCACCGATTCTCCATCCGTATACGTCAACGTCTTCCCTAAAAATCCGAACAACACCGTCAAAATTGGTGACAGCAGACAGAAGAATGCAAACGGTAAATACTCCATCGTCGAAACGCCCAACATACCCGTGATAAAAATTCCACACACGCTCCACGGCACTAATGGATTCACAACCGTACCCGCATCTTCCATCACCCGACTCAAGTTTTTCCCCGTCAGTCCTACTTTTTCATACTGCGACTGAAAAGCCTGCCCTGTCAATAAAATCGACAAGTACTGCTCGCCAATTAGCACATTTATACTAATCGCCGTTAACGCAGATGCCGCAATAACCGAGGACACTTTCTTCAATAGCCCCTCAACCATCGCCAACAAGCATTGCACAATACCAAGTTTAAATAATAATCCGCCCATACTTAGCGCAAGTAGCACTAAACCAATCGTAAACATCATACTTTCCATACCACCACGCGTCAGCAATGCATCAATTTCTTCAATGCCGGTCGTTGACACGAATCCGTTGAATAAAATACTAAACACTTCGGAAGCACCATAACTATGATGAAAATAAGAAATTGCGACCGCACTAGCCGAGCTCAGCGCCAATGTCATCAATGCAGGTACTTTCAGAATCGTTAACACAAACAGCAAAACAAGCGGTAAAATCGTGTACCAGTGGATCATCCCTGTCGCCAATAACCCATCCTGGAACGAGTTGATTTTATCGACTTCCGCCACTTTAACGCTTGGTGACAAAATGCCGAAGAATATTAATGACAGAACAAACGCTGGTATCGTCGTCCACCCCATGTTGCGAATATGCTCAAACAAATCGACACCAACAATCGAAGATGCCAAATTGGTCGTATCAGACAACGGCGACATTTTATCGCCAAAAAAGGCTCCTGACACAATGGCTCCAGCTGTTATCGCTAACGATAAATCGAGTACACTTGCCATTCCGATAAACGCAACACCAACCGTCGCCACCGTTGTCAATGAACTACCGATTGAAATTCCAACAATCGCTGTCACCACAAACACAACAGCAAAGAAAAAGGACGGTGTAATCAAATTAAAACCTGAGTAAATCAGCGTCGGAATCGTCCCAGCCATAATCCAACTACTCACCAGCATACCTATGAAGAAAAACAAGAAAACAGCACTCATCCCTGCCCCTGCACCTTCAACTAAACCTCTCTCAATCCTGCTGTATGAAACTTTTTTAATAAGACCATAACAAATTAATAACAAAATCGAAAACAAAATTGGTAAATGTGGAACTGCATCAAATTTAACAAGACTAACACTGATCATAATTATTATTGTCGTTACTAATACAATTGCCTCTACCAATGTTGGCGAAATAACTGCCTTTATTTTAAACATGGTGAAATTCCTCCTCAATGATTGCGAACAATGGAACGCAGTCTAAAAGCGCCACGTCCTGTGGCAACGACTGCATGACCTACTTCCTGTAGGCCCAAACAAATACAAAAAACCCCTACCATCCCTTGGAAAGGGACGAAGGAGTTCTCCGCGTTACCACCCTAATTGATGAATCGATGCTAGATCGACCATCCACTTCATGCCAAATTGAGAAAAACCGATGGCGTACTTCATCATGATTGCTGCCTGAATTCACACCTGCCATTCAGTCTCTTGTTGCTGCTCACAATCTGACTACTGTACCATCTCTCATAGATTTATAATTTTTTCAACTTTTGAATAGCGGTAAACAGTCTAAATGCGCGACATCCTGCCGGCACGTAAAAGTTAATTGATTTGAATCTTACCATGTCTATAAAGGAAGTCAAGTTTTTTATTCAGTCTGAAAACATGCACTTTTTCAATAAAAAGTGACGCGAATTTCTATTTTCCCTCCGGATACGTCTGACTATCAAAGCCACGCTCCGTCACATAATCCTCCAGTGTCCAAATACCAATACCCGCTTTTTTCGCCTTTTCCTGCGCTTTTTCAAACGCATCGAGATGACGCGTATTCGGTGGATAGACGTAGCCTACTCGGGCCAATCCTTCTTCCAATAACTTCTCTTGAATGCTCACACCGTCAATATAAATATATGCTAGTAATCTTCCATACTTATCGACCCGTTCACCAATATCAAATTCAATTTCGAGCTTTCCGCTATTCATCAGCTCCATATTTCGCTCCTTCGCTTGCTGACCGAAAGGCTGCTTGCCAAGCTGAGCATGATTCGTTTCAGGCGTATCAATCAGCAAATAACGAACATTTTGCTCCTTGCCCTCATACTTGATTTTAATCGTATCGCCGTCAATCGTTTTCACCAGCTCTACTGGAATCAAACCAGATCGACTTGGCATTTCTTCCTCTTCTGCAAATAATTCAGGGAAATAAATAGCAGCAATTGCAACGACAATAACTATCGCTATTGATTTTATTATATTATTTTTCTTAGCTTTTTTAGCCATTTTATTCATCCTTTTTTAATTAAATACTATACGATTACATAGCCGATTGTTGCGAGTACCAGCCCGCCGCCATAGGTCAACAGTAAGTAACGGACAGCATGATTCTTTTCACCATTACTCCACAACTCAATCAGCTCTTTATTTAACGTAGAAAATGTCGTGAGTGCACCTGCAAGACCTGATGCTAACAATAATGTTAAACCTCTTGATAATTCCAGCCCAAATACGAGACCAATCAACAATGCACCGATTAGATTGACAGCCAATGTACCACTAGGAATGCCGGCAGAATGATTCTTCTTTTTCGCCAGACCATACCGAATAACAGCGCCAAGAAATCCGCCTGTGCCCACCATAACCATTTCGAGAAAAGTCATACCCGCACCTTCCTATCACCGAGATAAAACCCGAATATCCCAGCTGCAAGTCCCCCGATTATACTAAGGACAACGTACAACATAGCCATCGCAAGTTGTCCATTTTCTACCATCAACACGGTTTCCATACTTAATGCAGAAAATGTTGTGAATGAACCTAAAAAGCCCGTCGTCACTGCATCATACAGTTGTCGATTGGCACTAATTTTACGCAGAGTCCCTGCAACAATAAAACACAACGCAAACGTTCCTACAAGATTAACCACAAGTGTCGCTATCGGAAATCCCGATTCGCTGTGGATAAATTGCCCTACTACTATCCGCGTGACTGCACCTAAAGATCCCGCTAAACCAATCCATAGAATATGCTTCATAGCGTCACCTTTTCAAGTATTCGAAGAGAAAGGACTGTCTCTAAGTCGAGTCGTTTTTCCATATCTGCAAATTGAATGATTAGCTCATTGCCATCACGCGCAACAATCTCACCAAGTCCAAACACACGATGCTTAACTGCAACTCCAATAATGAGTTCATCCCTGTCGTTAATACCATTTGGATTCACTGGAATCGATGCCTTCGACGCTTTCACTGACGTAGGCTCATTCCCCACTTTGCTCGGCTTCAACAGCAGTCCCCGCACTTCATTCAAAAATCTAGAATCCTCTTTCGCTTTCCCTTCGTCCTGACCATATGACAGCAACTCAAGACGTTCCTTCGCACGTGTCATGCCTACGTAAAAGAGTCGACGGGCTTCTTCCAACGTCGCTGTATTTCCCTCATCTTCCTCTGATGGAATGATACCCTTTACTAAATCTATCATGAAAACACGTCGAAATTCGAGCCCTTTCGCACTGTGAAACGTCGATAATGTCACCGCATTTTCAACTGGCTGAAACTTTGCTTGTTGCACAGCCTGTTCGAGCTCTTTCAATTGATTCGCAAATTCTACCATTGTCCGTAACTGAGATGCAATCCCCTCGAGTGTATCGAGAATACCTAACAAATGATCAAAACGATAGCCAAACTTTTCCGCCCTACTTTTCAATGCCGCCTCGTAGCCGAAATCATTGCGAATCAGCTGAATCACCCGCTCCGGGCGCATATCAGGAATGACAGCATAGCCCTTTTTGTAATCCTTCAGCTTCTTCACTTGGCTTTCTTTCAAATCAACCGTTTGAATAAGAGCATCAAAAACATTCCCCGTTGTCCCGGTATTTTCAAATATCGTCAGCATACTTCGTGAGATAAATAAATTCATTTTCATCACGATTTTAGTAAAAATATCTTTGCGTTCCATATTAAAACTCAGTCGCATAAAATTCAAAATATCCTCTACAATCCAGTGGGTGAAAAACTTGTCATCTGCGTCTTTCATATAAAAAGGAATGCCCCGCCGATGCAATTCATTGACATACAACGTCGATGAGGAGTTATTACGAAATAGAATTGCAATCTCGTTCAAGTTACTTTCCCCCAGCAATTCATACGTCACATATTCAAGCTGGCGCTTCGGATCATCCAGCTTCCGTATATAAATGGGCTCCTTTGCCTCATTTTTCGTATGCATGTCCTTCGGATAACGCTTCTCGTTCCGCTTGATAAACTTTGAGGTCAACTCAACAATTTCTTTGGATGAACGATAATTCCGTTCCATCATTAGCACCTTTGCATCCGGATAGACTTTCTTAAAATCTAACAAATAATCCGGCTCCGCACCTCGCCATGTGTATATGGACTGATCATCGTCCGCGACAACACAAAGATTGCCATGATGCGCCACCAAATGTTCCACAATCCTGTGCTGAACAAGCGACGTATCCTGGCTTTCATCTGTCAATAAATAATCATAGAGATTGCGAAAGCGCTCAGCTAACTGCTCATCTTGTCGTAGCCCTTGTTCTGCAATCGTCAGCATATCGTCAAAATCGAGTAATAAATGTCCCTGTGTCTGTGATTTATATTGCTCATATTTGTACGCCATACGCCCCGCCTTTTCGACTGGCCCTTTTAAATCCTCCCATTGTTCAAGCGGAATCATACTGTTTTTAATGGAGCTAATAAACGTTGACAAAGAGGACAACTCATCATCCGTACAATCCTCTTTCAACACTTCTTTATAAATTCCTTTCAACAGAAAAGCCTTATTCACCGACTGTCGCCCTTTTCCACCACCTTCAATCAATTCGAAAGTGGTACCAATTGCTGTCAAATAACTACGCGCAATCGTAAATGCCAAACTATGAATCGTAGAAAAATCAATTGGCTCTTTATCAGGAAAAAACCGGCTAAATCGCTCCGTCATATCACGCGCAGATGCCCGGCTAAAAGTTATGGCCTTAATACGTTTCGGATCCACATTCTTTTCTTCAATTAAATAACCAATTCGCATAATCATCGTCGTCGTTTTCCCCGACCCGGGACAAGCCAACAATAGCAGCGGTCCTTCCGTTTGCAGCACCGCTTGCTTTTGTACATCATTCAACTCTATATTCAATTGTTGCTTTTTTCGTTCGAAAAAATCGGTCATCATTTTGTAACTCCTTCTACATCACACTGCTCTTAATTTACCATACGAACGCTCATTTGTAGAGTTGATAGCTATTTATCACCGTCTTGGTGCTCGTTATCACCGATTCCAAGCATAAAAAAACCTCTACATTAACGCTTGTAGGGGTTCCTGATTATTTTATATGCCATTCCTCACGCAACAACGAAAACACCAGCGCATCATGAGATTGTCCATTCTGGAACAGATAACTTCGCAACTTGCCTTCTTCCATAAATCCTTGCTTCTTCAAAAGCCCTATAGATGCCTCATTTGCTGGAAATGTAACAGCTCCGATTCGTTGAAGGTCTAGCTCTTCAAACGCATAGTCCAAAACCGCTTGCAATGCTTCAGATGTTATGCCACTTCTCCAGAAATCAGGATGTATTTCAAATCCGACTTCAGCTTTTTTCATACCGATAGCCAAATTATTCAATCCAATCGTGCCAACAAATCGATTCGATTGATTATTGATAATCGCCCAACGCATGCCTTTTTTTATATCAAAATTGTTCTTAAAATGCTGTACAATATTTTCAGCCTGTGCCAGCTCTTGGAATGGATCCATCCCATAATACCTCACCACTTCGGGATTCGATAAAATTTCAAAAATCGCTGGCGCGTGCTCCACTTGTGCTTCAGTTAAACGCAATCGCGTTGTTAGTAATGTTGGAAATGTCACAGTACTCTCCCCTTCCGTCCATTCTCCACTGCATCCGCCAACACTAACGGATTGCATTGCTCCACATACATATCCTCTGCCGGAAAATATCGCTGCTCATAATGACGAATAATATCCTCGCTGCCTCCAATATAACCATCCCTATCCAAAGCGCGCGCCATCCTCATCTCCCGATCTGTTTCAAGATAAATAACCTTATCGAAGTACGCCCTTAACTCAGGACGTTGTAGAAAAATCCCTTCAACAATTACCGTTGTGCCAATCGGTATATCAAATGTCTGCTTTCGATAACTATCCGCTGGCTTATCATATAACTCGATAGTGTCATACACAGCTAACCCACTACACACAGGCTCTAACAGTTTTTCAATCAAATAATCATAGCGCCATTGCACATAGTAATAACAATACCATTCTTCAAACTGATCATTATAGCGAATCGCGCGTGTATGAATAAAATCATCCAGATGAATGACAATTGCGTCTTTCAGCTGGCATTGCAAATCCAGTGCGTATGTCGTTTTCCCAGATCCACCAAGGCCATCAATACCAATAAGTAAAGAACGTTTTTCCATCATTTCGGAATCCCGATATCGCGTAGCGGATAAAACTTAAATGTCACAGCACCAACGACAGACTTCTCATCAATGACACCAAGCTCCCGACTATCTGTGCTATGTCTTCTATTATCCCCCAAGACATATAAATGACCTTCTGGCACTTCAACTGTAAAATCCTGTGTAAGCTTCTGTCCTTCGAACACCTTTTCTTTATTCGCTTGAATATAATCCTCCTCATATTCCACGCCATTAATGGACAGCTTGTCATCCTTCATGACAACGACATCCCCTGGCAGTCCAATGACTCTTTTGATGAAATCTTCCTCAGAGTTCGGTGCGTGGAAAACAATCATGTCAAAACGATTGATTTTATGAATTTTTGAAATGACGATTTTATTTGCATTTTCAAAGGTTGGCTCCATTGATTGTCCCGATACGATAACCGGTGTAAATAGAAATTGACGAATTACAATGGCGATAACAAACGCAACGGCTAGCGATTGTATCCATGAAATCAGTTCACGTTTGCTTTTTTCCTTCAAATCAGTTCCCCCGTTCATACTACGTCTATTATTTTCTATACATACTGTATTCTATTCTCATCCCTATGACTCCTGCTCTTCTAAAAAGGTTCCCTCAAAAAAAGTGCCTCCGATTTCACGAAGGCACTTCTCTATTCATGAAGTTATAATTTGAACTGACTAATTGCTGTATGCAAATGATCACTCAGCTCTGACAATGTATCTGCAGCTTATGTCACTTCACGAATAGCCCGTTGTTGTTCGTCTGCATAACAGTTTCTTTATGTGAATCAAATTCTATTCGTCAGGACTAAATGCTTTGTACAATTATATAAACTGCACATATTTTCATCATCGCGTAGCTCAACAACCGTGAGCGATGTATTATCCATCTTTTCTCCTAGCTTCTCACCTGGCACAAGTGCACCGACCAATCGTTTGATGAATCCTCCATGACTGACAACGAGTACACGCTGCCCCGCATGAGTCACTTTCATATCTTCAACAAATGCCATTCCCCGCGAAATAATGTCCTCATTTGGTTCAACACCAAGCTCCATCTCTCTCCATGTTGGACCCCATTTTTCAAGCCGTTCCACTTCCGTCGTTCCTTCAATTTGACCACCACCGAATTCACGCAGTCGATTGTCCTCTAGTAGTTTAATAGCGGGCTTACCCTCCGCAATAATTTCCGCCGTCTTTTTCGCACGGATTAAAGGACTCGTATAAATAACATCCCATTGCTCCCCAACAATCCTTTTCGCCACATGCTCCGCCATTTCAATCCCTTCTTCATCAAGAGGAATATCTGAACTCCCCTGTGCTCGTCCTTCTTTATTCCAAGCTGTAACACCATGTCGCACAAATCCAATTGTCGTCAAATGAAACACTCCTTAATTTAATCCATAAAAAAGCCTTGCCTCGGCTTTTCCTAGACGATATAGCCAAGTGATCTCAACACATTATTCATAAATGCCTCTGTATAGAGATAAACTTCCTCGCGTTCAGGCTCCTGAAATACATCATGATAGAGATGCTTCCATTCTTTATATTGAAACTCGGAAAGATTTTGGTGAATCAACCACTTCTTCGTCTGTGAAGAATCAGCTATTTTATCGCTCCCTGCGATATGGACAAGTATTGGCACATTATGAATCGTCCCCTCATACTGTGCCACAGCTTTCATAAAGGTTTGCAAATCCTTATACCAGCTAGCTCTCGCAACGGAGTTATAGTGTCGATCCTGATGAGCCTCTACATATAAGTCATAGTTACGCGTCAGCAATTCAATGCTAATGTCATGATTGATTTTCATAGACGAAGTCAATTTTGACAACACCGTCGAAAACTTCGGTGGCTGATGCTTAAGCGCTAACCAAGGAGAACTGAATATAAATCCAGCACACTCAATTTTCTTTGCTTGAATCATGCGCATCACAATCGTCGCACCAAGTCCATGCCCCATGACGAATAACGGCAAACTATCATCCAACCCAACTTCAACTAACTTCTTCACATAAGTGACATAAGCATCAAAGGATTCATCATGAATCCTTTTCCCTTCAGCCCCATGCCCAGGCAAATCGCCTGTCACAACATGAAAACCAGCACTTCTAAATTTTTGTATAAGCCATGCGTACCGACTATGATGTTCATACGCATTATGGACAATGGCTACGACAGCTTTCGGCTGCCCCTCCGCCTCCCATTTCCACATGGACATCATCTCCTTATCTATTCAATAAATTACGCCTTGGCGTAATTACGTCCAAATTTTGAATTATGCAAGGCACAATTAACTCCTTTCAAAATTTGTGACATCCGCCGGCCGACAAAAACGCCACGTCCTGTGGCATTGTCGGCACTAGTACTTCCTGTACGTCGAAGACTTTATGTTCATTCATCAGGCATTTGAAAACCTGATGAATGAACATAAACATAATCTTTGTTAAGATAATTATACACGATAGAGAGAAAAGAGGAGAACACTATGATTTACCCATTTCATGATAAAAAACCAGTTATCGATCCATCCGTTTTCATCGCAGATTATACAACGATCACAGGAGATGTCACAATTGGTCCAGAATCGACCATTTGGTTCAATACAGTCATTCGCGGTGACGTCTCACCCACAATTATCGGACGCAAGGTCAATATTCAAGATCTATGCTGCCTTCATCAAAGTCCACAATTCCCACTCATTCTAGAAGATGAAGTCACCATTGGTCACCAAGTAACGCTACATAGCTGCACTGTCAAAAAAGGTGCATTGATTGGCATGGGTTCTATTGTTTTAGACGGAGCGGAAATCGGAGAAGGAGCATTCATCGGAGCGGGTAGTTTAGTTCCACCAGGTAAGAAAATTCCGGCGAATTCACTGGCATTCGGTTCCCCCGTTAAAGTCGTGCGTGAACTAAACGACGAGGATCGCAAGGATATGGAACGTATTGTCCGTGAGTATGCTGAAAAAGGGCAGTATTATAAAGGGTTGCAGAAATGACAAAAGAGCCGTCCGTGATTGGATGGCTCTTACTTTTTGATAATTAATAAAACGACTAAAGCAATTAGCACGATGAATACTACAACACTTAATATTAAAATTAACCCAAGTAAGCCAATACTCGTCATTAAATCACCTTCTTATTTTAAGCTCTCTTTCTGTGGCCAACTCATAATTCAGATATAGTCTTAGGTTTATACATGATTAGTGACATACCAATAACTATACAAATCAAACCACCTAAACCACTTGTAACACTTGAAAATTGTTCTGGATAATAGACATGGCCTAATCCTAATACAATAACAAAAATCCAACCTATACTATTTAATGTAGTCAGCTTTGTTTTTTTATAGTAAAAGACAAATGTGGAAATGAAAATGCCTAGGAAAATACCAATACTTATAATAATTTTACTATCTGTTGTAGTAAATAGTATTGAAGCAAAAACCATAGCTACCATTAAAGTCAAAACAGCACGTATGATTTTATCCACTTAAGATCGCCTCCTTATTATCTTTCGTAAAGGTTGTATTTACTCTACGAAAGATAATTAAGAATAGTTTCGTTTGTAGGACAAATGAATACTATAATCCTACTTCGTCAATTTAGAGGTCCAATTAATTCTTTAAAAAAAGATGTCACTCAAACAATCGCATTAATTCAAACAAATATGTTTGTTTAAATTTTGACGATTGTACGAGTGACTAGCATCTCATCTCAAGGTATTAGACAGATACAGGCGACTCATATATTTTGATTGATATATTCCTAAATACAAAATCAGCAGTGCCAAAAATAATGCGATAGGAATTAATGCATTATTTTTGGCACGTTTGCAAGCAAACCGAAAATTACGCAAAATGTAGCCAGAAGCAGTAAAAAATTAATATTTTTTTAAGACGTCATGATACCTCATTGTTTTATCTTTATTGTAGTATCATCTCATCCATCGTATAGCTTACTAGATTAATGTTACTGATGTTTCCAATTATCGACGATTGAGTGCTTTGAGTTAATACTGCTGCCATAGTGGCAGATAGCCATACAATCAATAGTACCGTCTTAAGAACTTTCTTGAATTATTATTCCCCCTTAAATAGTAAGTGTATTTCAATTAACCTTCTCTTCCAAATTCATAAACCATTCGACACAGTGGCGTGTTTGGTTTAAATTTTGTGACCTACCTACGTGTTAAGCCTTGTATTTCTACTTTTGATGAGCACTCACCTATAAGATTAACATAGAAATACGGATTAGAAACCGCAAAATTCCCGCAATAATTTGCAAAAAGCATTGCGGATATCCGCAATTTTCGTTGCGGGTTTCCGCAATGTTTTCCCCAAATACAACGATGAATGTTATTTAGTCTTTGCTACTATTATTCCATTCTCTTGCCTTTACGACGGCTGCTGTTCTTGAATCCACCTCTAACTTTTGACTAAAAATGTAACAGTCACTCAAACAAACACGTTAATCTAAACAAACATATTTGTTCGAGTTTTCACGATTGAATGAGTGACTGTGGTCGCCATATTTAAAGGGTCAACCGAAATAGTGGAAAGAAAATGGCTTGTAAAATTACTCTACAAGCCACTAAATAAAGTGAAAGCAATTTCCCTCCAACAAGTAGAAAATGTTGTTGAGAAATATCCACTAGTCGGTACATTAATTCACTTGGTTTGGCGTTTCAAAGAGATTCTCCAATCGGGAGATAAAAAGTTGTTACATACATGGATCACATAGGCTGCGATGCTCCCCTATAACAACGGATTAGCTGAAGGCAGCGCAAATAAATTAAAAACCATCAAACGTATCATGTATGGCAGAAACAGTTTTGAACTTCTACGAAATAAACTATTATTGCTTGAATCTCGTAAATTCAACTAAGGCTGGAAAGAACCGGTTTGACGCTTACCCTGTAAGGAAGAAAGTGTGCCCATAAAATCGCGGTTTTCGGCAATAAATCTGTCATCAACGAGCTGGTGTTGGATCACCCATCAGGGCAGAATTTCTGATCCTCAGAAGTCAATAGATTTATCTAGAGATGACTGTGCGATGTGGCAGTATACCTTTGATGTGAAAGTGAAAGCCTTTCAATGTGGATCGTAAGAGGGATTCCGTTCTTGCCCTTACGTGGATGTCTATTTATGTACACATTCTTTCGAACGGTTAATTACGAATTTCATCATCTAAAAACTGAATTATAAATGATGATTCTTCAGTAGACATTTTCTTCTTATTACCTTTATACATGATGGAATCTTTAGAGACACCTATAGGATTATTCGCGTGTTTTCCATTATTGATGATATAAATATAATAGAGAGGCTTATCTATAACTTCATCTGCACTAGTTTTGTTAGATTTTAATTTTATCAAGAAAGAGGAAATCTTTTCAATACCAACCGTATCATCAATCACTACGTTTTCATTAGTGAGAATATCAAGAATTTCTATATGAGCAATATTATTGGGGTTAATGTCCTCTTCCGTGAATAAAACCTGACTCTTGTTTGATTGTGTGTATATAAAATAAAGTAAAAATAAAATAAAAATAATCAATATAACATTCCTTAAATTTCTCACTCTCATATAAACACCGCCTTATCCTTTTTTTAAAAATAATAATTAAAGAATCCTAATCGGTATTGAATTAGGATTCTAATTTTGAGTTGTCATATCTTTTCTAAATACCGGACTTATATTATTAATAG
Proteins encoded:
- the nhaC gene encoding Na+/H+ antiporter NhaC translates to MFKIKAVISPTLVEAIVLVTTIIIMISVSLVKFDAVPHLPILFSILLLICYGLIKKVSYSRIERGLVEGAGAGMSAVFLFFFIGMLVSSWIMAGTIPTLIYSGFNLITPSFFFAVVFVVTAIVGISIGSSLTTVATVGVAFIGMASVLDLSLAITAGAIVSGAFFGDKMSPLSDTTNLASSIVGVDLFEHIRNMGWTTIPAFVLSLIFFGILSPSVKVAEVDKINSFQDGLLATGMIHWYTILPLVLLFVLTILKVPALMTLALSSASAVAISYFHHSYGASEVFSILFNGFVSTTGIEEIDALLTRGGMESMMFTIGLVLLALSMGGLLFKLGIVQCLLAMVEGLLKKVSSVIAASALTAISINVLIGEQYLSILLTGQAFQSQYEKVGLTGKNLSRVMEDAGTVVNPLVPWSVCGIFITGMLGVSTMEYLPFAFFCLLSPILTVLFGFLGKTLTYTDGESVER
- a CDS encoding GNAT family N-acetyltransferase, coding for MTFPTLLTTRLRLTEAQVEHAPAIFEILSNPEVVRYYGMDPFQELAQAENIVQHFKNNFDIKKGMRWAIINNQSNRFVGTIGLNNLAIGMKKAEVGFEIHPDFWRSGITSEALQAVLDYAFEELDLQRIGAVTFPANEASIGLLKKQGFMEEGKLRSYLFQNGQSHDALVFSLLREEWHIK
- a CDS encoding ATP-dependent helicase, which produces MMTDFFERKKQQLNIELNDVQKQAVLQTEGPLLLLACPGSGKTTTMIMRIGYLIEEKNVDPKRIKAITFSRASARDMTERFSRFFPDKEPIDFSTIHSLAFTIARSYLTAIGTTFELIEGGGKGRQSVNKAFLLKGIYKEVLKEDCTDDELSSLSTFISSIKNSMIPLEQWEDLKGPVEKAGRMAYKYEQYKSQTQGHLLLDFDDMLTIAEQGLRQDEQLAERFRNLYDYLLTDESQDTSLVQHRIVEHLVAHHGNLCVVADDDQSIYTWRGAEPDYLLDFKKVYPDAKVLMMERNYRSSKEIVELTSKFIKRNEKRYPKDMHTKNEAKEPIYIRKLDDPKRQLEYVTYELLGESNLNEIAILFRNNSSSTLYVNELHRRGIPFYMKDADDKFFTHWIVEDILNFMRLSFNMERKDIFTKIVMKMNLFISRSMLTIFENTGTTGNVFDALIQTVDLKESQVKKLKDYKKGYAVIPDMRPERVIQLIRNDFGYEAALKSRAEKFGYRFDHLLGILDTLEGIASQLRTMVEFANQLKELEQAVQQAKFQPVENAVTLSTFHSAKGLEFRRVFMIDLVKGIIPSEEDEGNTATLEEARRLFYVGMTRAKERLELLSYGQDEGKAKEDSRFLNEVRGLLLKPSKVGNEPTSVKASKASIPVNPNGINDRDELIIGVAVKHRVFGLGEIVARDGNELIIQFADMEKRLDLETVLSLRILEKVTL
- a CDS encoding CrcB family protein — protein: MTFLEMVMVGTGGFLGAVIRYGLAKKKNHSAGIPSGTLAVNLIGALLIGLVFGLELSRGLTLLLASGLAGALTTFSTLNKELIELWSNGEKNHAVRYLLLTYGGGLVLATIGYVIV
- a CDS encoding CrcB family protein, with the translated sequence MKHILWIGLAGSLGAVTRIVVGQFIHSESGFPIATLVVNLVGTFALCFIVAGTLRKISANRQLYDAVTTGFLGSFTTFSALSMETVLMVENGQLAMAMLYVVLSIIGGLAAGIFGFYLGDRKVRV
- a CDS encoding isoprenylcysteine carboxylmethyltransferase family protein, translating into MMFSTIISIVILQRLIELLIARRNEKWMLAQGAFEVGTAHYPMMVTMHIAFFVSFLLEVMIFERVLSPIWIVLLGIFLLAQTARIWCLLSLGKFWNTKIIVLPGADVVRRGPYRWVRHPNYMIVTIELLILPLLFGAYFTAVLFTLLNVWMLSVRIPAEEKALKEATNYRETFSLE
- a CDS encoding thermonuclease family protein — its product is MAKKAKKNNIIKSIAIVIVVAIAAIYFPELFAEEEEMPSRSGLIPVELVKTIDGDTIKIKYEGKEQNVRYLLIDTPETNHAQLGKQPFGQQAKERNMELMNSGKLEIEFDIGERVDKYGRLLAYIYIDGVSIQEKLLEEGLARVGYVYPPNTRHLDAFEKAQEKAKKAGIGIWTLEDYVTERGFDSQTYPEGK